The following DNA comes from Athene noctua chromosome 1, bAthNoc1.hap1.1, whole genome shotgun sequence.
GCCCTCTGACCCCTTCCTGTCCCTCTGCTTCCCCCATAAGCACCCAAAGCCATCACTCTCCCAGTTCCTCACAGAGTAGGCAGAGCTGCACAGAGCCAGAGGGCAGAAACACACACACCATCTCCTCTGCAAGCCACAGCTGGGAatgggggagctgctgcctcctcatGCACGACCACAACGACTCTTGCTGTGAGCCTCCCCACCTCATGTGCCTCTCTTACTTTGCTGCACCTCCAAACACAGGTCCCAGTCTGCAGGGAACATCCCTTTTCCCTTCTTGTACCTTGACCAGCCTCTGGCTGGTTTCACACTCCTCCTTCCCCAGGTACCTCCCAAACTGCTCTCCAACAACTCAGCAACCCTGGGGCCTCCCCGAGAACTGTGGTACTCGCCCTCAGGGCATGAGGAGGGTGCTGGCAAACAGCTGCTTCCAGACCCTAGGCTTGTTTCAGGGCTTTATTGGCTCAGCAATTTCAGTGGATCCGACCCTCTAAAGAGCTCCACTCagaggagcaaagctgagccctgggACGAGTCTGAAGATGACTCTGAGCAGGCTGGAGAAGGTTATGTTACAGCAGCTCctgaaggcaggcaggcacgctCGCACAAGCATCTGTCCCGCTCTTTGTGTGATAGACAGGCCCCATGGGCTGCTCCACAGCAGGCATGTATCCCTGCTGTATCATGGAAGGCTGCCCTAGTAACACATTAGCAAACACACACTGTCCAAActgcctgggcaggcaggggtCAGCCCATCCCTACATGGCCCCAAGCACCACGTGCAGCAGCACGACAGCCCACACCATGGCTTTTTACAGACCTCAGGCCAGCTTCACCTCGTGGCCAAGGGGACAATGGGAAGTACAAGGATTTGGGAGAACGTCACACAGGACAGGCATCTGATCTAGGACACCAAACAATGGCACAGTGCAAAGTCCAAAAATCTGTGCTGGTGTTCCCAGTGAGGTAGGTGAGATAAGCTGGAGAGCCAGGAGGACTTTTTGCAAGGCTCTCTAGTTGTACTGCAGGGCCACCAATCATGGGAGCCACGACCTATCTACAGAGATGGTGGCACACTCAGCAAGTAGCTAGTGGCCATCGAAATTTTCTGCAACCTGGAGAAGCAACAAAAGAAGCCATACGCTGCAGGCAACCACTGCTGTGTTCTCCCTGCCCACTGCTGCACAAAACATCTGCAGACTGCCATACACCACACATGAGTCATGCCATGGAAACTTGTGAGCTAGATTCTCTTGTCCATAAGCTCTCAGGAACACTGAGATGTTGGGGACAGGGGCAGCATGCACTGTGCCACACTGCCCCATCACTGCAGTTGGCTGGAGTGGGATaagccaagctgctttctctgaGGACAATATGGGAGGTGCTTTGCCGAAGTTCGGCTTTTTCTACAGAggagcaaaggcagcagcagagaatAAGCACTTGAAGCAGTTGTTGAGGCCTTCACCTGGCTTAGTGGCAGGTCTTTCCTTCTTTGGCTGCAACCACCATATGTATCTGCTGCATTAGCACAAACTCTCTGGCAAAAGCTTACAGGTTAGCAGCCTGCAGCCAGGAAAACATCCTATTTTATTAGCTTGCGTTCCTCTGACTAGGTCAGCAGCTAGACTACTTTTGCGTTCTGCTGCATGAGGTGAAGTTGTGCGTCAAGCACAACAGCACAAGGTTTGAAACAGATTCTGCCCAGCCACATGTTGTTCATTGTTCCAGTTCTCATATGGTTAAGATCTACTGCAATTATTTTGGCATGGCCATTGAGATGTAAGAGAAATGTAGAGAAAATAGTTAGCAGAGCAAGCATTTCTCAGTCTGACTCAGGAACCACTGTGGGCTCCAGCCACATCTTCCTCGTTGTGACAAAACGGGgacagcatttcagaaaactgtAACTGGGCATGGACAGGCACTATCAGCACAGCTGTCATTTTACGCCAATCCCAATTTGCCGATACTCCCATCTGACATTTGTCCTGGAACGCTAGTGAGGAGCTGTGACTTCAGGTATTTTTAGGGAACAGACAGCCTCACCTATGGTTTCCTGCCTCCATGTTCTTGATGGAACAGCCAAAGTACCTGAGAGAcagtgtaagggactgtgtcagctgTTTTGTCTTGGCATTACCATCTCCTGAACCATGGGGTGGTGTAAAACTGTTGGACTGTGTCAACTGCCTGTTTTGACACTGCACCACTGCCTAAACTGGGCCTCAAAATTCTATTGCTATGAAGAAGTACACCCTGAAATATCCCCCAAAAAACACAGTGTCTGCCTAAAACTGGAGCAACTACATATTCTGTAACATCTACCAAGCTGCACTTGCACGCAGGGCCGGGGAAGAAGTCGGGACGAGGAGGACGGGCAGAGACTAAAGGCATCGCTGgctgacccccccctccccagtacAACCACTgtggacacctgggcatgtgcgCGTGGAGGAACATAGGGCGGCGAGTATGATAATGAActccgtggaaatgggcagactgaCTGTGGGGACTGGGATttcccccatcacctgcactAAGACCGAACCAACAGGATGccgctggattcgtggtggtggtaactgagcttgctgcatctcttccatttgcttgcttagcTGTTCTGatcttttctgcttccttctgtcctattgctattaccTCCTTTTACAGGAATAAAGTTTGAAAGGttgtacggcatttgacctccTTTGTGTCTTGATcgcactcttgggatcatatcgaaacctcccctgacatggGATCAGGACAGACTGGTCACTGCATCCCCTGGCACAGACAGAAGAACCTATGCTGGAACAGGAGTGCAAGGGGAAAGCACCCCTATGGCTGATGGTTGTTTGGAGAatttgaaagaaaggaaaggtgtttttaagtcCTGTCTCAGTTTGTGACAAGGCAATTTAGCATGTCCTCCCTGTTCGGTTGGGACATCATGTGGTGACTTCTCACCCCAGTGTCACTTGCTTCCCCACTTAGCTTCACATCTCCCAGGACACGAGACAGTACCTCCCCCACCAGGTTCCCACAGCCCCAGCACAAACAGTGGGGCACACCTCACTGCTGGCAGAGAAAACCTGATGCTGAGGGGTCCCATCTGCCCAGATATAGGCAAGAGGCCCTTTAATTCCACCTCCGTGAGTTTACCACACCACAATCTAATCTCGCATCCACGTCACAGGAAACCTTAGACCATCCCTTATCTTTCAAAGGAAAGCTAGCAGGCACCACATCTGTGGTTTTAATCACCAAACTGCAAACAGCTAGGGAAAGCCTCAGACAGCAGGGTACAGGGCACCCCTTtcccagccagagcccagccaaaCTGCTCGCTCCAGCTGCACAGCAACTTGGCATGCTGGCGAAAGCTCTTGGGCCCTGCACCAAGCACCCCGTGAGATCCCCTACTCCCTCACCAGAGCCAGGCATTTCTAAGCCTTGTCAGGGAAAACACAGCCTCAAGCCAAATGTGGATCAGCATTTGTTCAGCTGAACTGTTTTATAGCATTCCCTCTGCCCCTTGTTCTCCTCTGTGGATGGTCTCTGCATGCTGAAGTGCTGGTGGGTTTGGGAAGAAACCAGACCAGGGCCACAACTGTGACACAGCCAGCGGGAACACTGGCCACTTAAATGGAACACAGGTGACAGGATTATTGCTGGCCACAGTGAGAGACCACAGCTGGGACAAGACAAACAGGCTCTGGGCAGGACTACAAAAAAACCTAAGCATATGGAGCAGGCACCCTGCAGAAGTGCCTCTTGAACAGTCTACAGTGTACGTGAATCCTGTAAGGGAAGGCAGGACACAAAGGGGTTTTGCCTGCCTGTCCCCTCCTTGCTGCTGACTAGCAAGCTGAGCCTCCCGGCTCATCCTCCGACGGATCCCCCGCTCtgtgtgcttcccctcccccttccccgcAGGGAAGCACAGGTCAGGAGGCAGACCACTGGGAATTCTCCATTACAACGACTTCCTGGAAAACTTCTTATCTCGCCAGGCAGCTCCAGAATACACCTGATAACCGTTCCAGGAAGCGGCACGGTCCCCACCCCCATCTCCCTCTTCCACAGCCTGCAAGACCCTTCCTCCAGTCCAAGGAGGCTGCATtcctggctgccagcagctcttCTTCTACCCCAAACTAGTACTGATGAACTGATCTGCATTGGGGTTGAGCCTGGATTAAGGAACAAATTGAATACTGAAGTAATTTGGTGGAGAAGACAAGGCGCTGCTGCATTGCCTGGCAGACACGGACCAGACTCCGAAAAGCTGGTGTCAGATTTGTTGTGGTTTGCTAGCATTTTCTAGGAGTGCCTAAGCTTAACATCAGAGTTCAGCTGCTGCTGTAACACAAATCCACACCGTAGCCATCCAAAACTGTCATCAAGCCCTATCAAGCCTTCTACCATACACACCATGCAGAGGTGTTGCATAAACTCAGCACCTCTGCATACCTCACCTGCACTAAGCACTCCCTCACACCCACACAGACATCCTACAACTAAGCACACTCCCCCAGCACTCCTGGGACCTGAAGGCCCTTCATTCCACCACACACTGATCAGCCCATCAGCAGAATGTACCCTGCCTTGTCCTTTGCCCCCAAGTGTCTTCAGAAGTATCCCGAAAAAGCCACCGCCAGGATCCCAGAAAAAGCCTCACAGCTTTCCAAACCATGTGGAGGGCTGAAAGCATTTCAGATGTCTCTGCAAGGTAGATGCTGGCAAACAGGCCTGTGCTCCAGAGCTGCAATTTGTCATTCCAGACAGCATAGAGTGTGTCCTGGTGATGGGCCACTTCCTTTCTTTTAGCAGCTGTTAAGGCTCTTGGCCACATCCAGCTGCCCTGCACCCTGACAGTATAACTTCCAGTGTTTGACAGCTAAATCCTTAACACCAAGTCCCTTTTGTGAATGGAAAAACACTGGCACAGAAGGAAATGTTGCCTTGTCATGTGTATGGGCTCCTCAAACAGCCACCAGCTGATCTGACATTCCACTGCGGCTTGTCAGACACCACACTTGCCAATGAAAGAAACTCTGGTGGGAGAAGCAAGGCAGCATGTAGGGGAGGATAAGTCAGTCTAAGGGCTGCTACAGCACAGCACACTAAGACACTTGTTCTTCTGACAGCAGGgtcttctctcctctccccaaTATCTCTTTCACAGAAAGCCTGACcactgcacaacccctcctgaACAGCAGGGTACATGCTTCTGCCTCTACTTGTACAAGGTGGCTTGTCACCAGGTGCTTTACAAGCTTACATGACATCTTCAATTTCCCCCTTGGCCTTTTTCCAGAGGAGCTCTCATCTACATGATTTCTTACACTTGTAAGGTAGATGGACAGTTGCCATGTGTCTCTGAAGTGCATCTGACTACAGCATGGGGCAGAGCCTATAGCAACACTGTGCTGAAGGGAATGGCAAACCCtctcacagagccaccccacaCAACTTACCTGGTGCCTCCAAAGAGAATTATTTTGTCCCCcactctgcagcagcactgccggcgTCGAGGACACGGGCCCTTCCCCTTGGGCTCAATCTTCCTCCAAGAAAGAGATACTAAGGGGCAAAAAAGAGTGCATCAGCTTGTCACAAGAGCCTGGCCAAGACCCGGGTATAAGCAGGTTGTGGATTTAAACAGATCACAGCAAAACCGGAGGCCCACTGCCCCACAGACACAAACTAGCCAACATCCACCCTCCCTGTCGACCTGTTCTCGCTAGTTACAAAAAGATGCACTTCTATGAGGTTCTTATCAAAGCATCGCTTAGATGCCAGGCACAGTCCTGGAGCTCTGCCTACTAGACGGGAGCTGCAGGTCGAGGCCGTTCACTTGCAAAGTCTGAGCCCCAGGACCACAGCAGCAGGTCGGACATCACAGGGAGCTGTACAGCGCAGAgctccaggagcaggcaggctcCTTTCCCCAGCACTCTGCTGCCGTTCATACTTGAGGGAGAACCAGGAACCAGCTCCATCTCCTGGCAGCCACTGTGAATGCAGAGCACCCTCGCAGGGCGGAGGCTGCTGGGACAGCTTGGTTGTGGGAGGGGAGTGTGGGGAACTGAACCAAGCGGAGAAGACAGCAGCCTTTGTCCTTGCTGCTCTCTGCGGCAAGAATGCTAGGGGGGGATTAATCACTAACGCACAGCACTGAAACCTTCAGGAGCTCTCACACTACCTTGGGGGAGATCAGCTTGGGGGAGCAGCAAGTCGGCTGCTCTCAGGTAACTTTACTATGCAAAACCATTAGCAAACAAAATCAGTCCAATGGACTGTGAAAAGGGCCCGAGGACCCCAAAACGCTCACAACTGACTGATATTCAGGATACCCGCTGAAAAGCCACTCGTTCTGCTGCACAGTTTGATTTGGTACCAAGAGAGTGTGGTATGGTGATTCTACAGCTCAACTTGAGTGGTTTCGCCAGCTACAGCCTCTTGCGCCCCTAACCCCATTGCTTTCCCATATCTTCTTTTCTGCTAACACTTCTGcatatttaagaacaaaataaagtttCACCAACCACCCTTTGATTAGCTGTGCCTTTCAGGAATATTTCCTTTTCCACTTTCTTACTGAGATTTGGAGACAGTCTGAAGAGAAAGAGGGGTCCCAAGCACAGTAGCAAGTTCCTGTCAGTAGAGCCATTTGCCCCCAAAAGCAGGCTTCTAGCCCTTGGAGAGTACACTCATCGGAGCACTCACACACTTGAAGGCCTTGAGCACTATCACTGCAACAAGTTAAAAGTATAAATACCTGGATTGAATTTCCAGAGGTCATGGAAGTGTCTGTTCAGGCGTGCGTTGTAGCCACCAAATACATAGAGCTCCCCATTGTAGCTGACTGTGGGGAGTAAGCATAGATATCAGTGTGCCACTCAAGGGACAGCCCAGCAGGTCCCAGCCCAGCAAAGTGGCGCTGGTTATCCACCTTTGTTGACACCACCTTCACGTGCAGGGCTATGCACAAGGCTTTTTAGTGGGCAGCAGCTTTCCACAGAAGCCAGGTTCTCCACACCCCTTGCTAACCCACATCTCCACCCAGCGGACCAGACACCCCTTCTGAGGCAGGCAAGAATTTCCTTCTACTCTTCTCCTCTCTCAGCACACCCACACTCACATGCTGAATGGCTCCGCCGGCCTTCAGGGAGCACTGGAGTTGGAGGGGAGTCCAGCCAGGAGTTTGTTTCTGTATCAAATACTTTAATGCGGTTGCAGTAGATCTCATTGTTGGAGTGAAGTGGCCCAAAACGATCAGCTCTGCCACCAAATACATACATCTTTGTTCCAATTATGGTAGCTGAATGGAAGTCCCTCCAGCGAGCTGGCGTACCCTGCAGGgacagaggaaaacagaacaagaCAAGAAATGCAGATTGCTCAGGGAGAAGACACATCTTGAAGGCGAAGTTGGGGTGGCTGCTTTCTCCTGGAGAACCTCCCCCCCTGCAGATCCCAGCCAAACCAGACAGAAACTGAGACAAAAGTGTGGGCAGCTACCCCGGAGCATAGCAGATACAGGACTTCCTCCGCAAACCAGAGTGAAACGCGGGCACTGACCTTGGCAGAGATTAAGGTCCACATCATGTTTGTGGTGTCCAATTTATGGATATCATTTGAAAAGCAGTCAGCCTGGAAGACAGCAGGGCAGCCTGGTCACAAAGAGACTGAGAAGCCTGGTCACATCTGGCCCCAGGAAAGACACTGTCCTACAGACCCGGAGCATCCTTTTGGAGTCAGTACTTCCTAAGAGACATGGTGCTTGTTGCAAAATGTCAGGGTAGGCAGCACACATCACTTAACAAGAGAGAGGCAAAGCTCACTTTTCCTTAAAGGTGTCCTGTCTCTCTACTGCAGCTTTCCCATTTATTTGGTGCTCAGTTCCTCCCCCCGAGGCTGTCCTCCACACAGTATGTAAACTCACAGCAGAACCCTGCCTCCACTCCATGCAGTGACAGAAGAAAGGGGCACTAATAGGACACTCAAACTGGTTCTGCTGAGGCCAATGATGAGAGGTAGAGGTTAACATTACTTCTAGGAAGCTCAACATTCAGAAGCAAATACACTTGGGGTTCTGAGGATCCCACAAAACTCGTCTGCAGCTACCTGCCTGGAAGAGCCTGCATTCACACAAACAGCAGActcctgctcctccaggcagGGGAACAGCAAGACAGCTACAGGCTTGTTCAGTCTTGGTTAAAAACAAGCCACATCTGAACTGCTCCCGATGCTGCAATCAAGATCACAGACAATGAGCATAACCTGCTGATAATGCCATAGCTTTGCTGAGTATGGATACAAATATGCCCCTGTATCCTGCCTCTACCAATGTCCTAGGTAGAAACACCCTCTTTCTCAAGGGGTCTCAAAATAACAGTTACAGAGACTACTTACCAGCTGTTCATAGCCTCCGAAGATAAACATGCTTTTTGCCAGGACACAAGCTGAGTGCCCATCTCTTGCTCCTGGGACCATTCCAGACACCCTTGGCGTGAACCACTTGTGCGTGTCTGAAACAAAACAGGAGTCAACGCTAAGAAAATATAGTAGATGTTGGGGTGGGATAGCTCTTTACTACTGTTCTTCATTTTTGAAGACAGAAATCCTTCTCTCACACACAGCACCTGCTTCTCCAGAGAGGCTGCAAGCTTCTTCAGGCAAGGCTACCTGCCTGAGCCTCCACAGAGGGGCACAGTGACAGGTCTCAGATCCTGGGCACAGCCCAATCTGAGAAACAGCTCACGTTTTAAGTGTGAGTAGTACAGCGCTGCTTGAGCAATGTTATTTTAATTGAATCTCTCACAAAGCCTGCTTGTGAGTCACTTATCAACTCCGCATTTACAGTTTCAATTACAATGATACAATGATGCTGAGAGGATCAACTGACCTGAGGGCGTGGAGATGCTGACTGTGACTGAGCAAATCCAGCTCTCAAATCCAGGCAGAAGGCACTTAACCACAAGCTCACCATGTCAGCAGATCTACTGTGAACATCCCCACCTCTGCAGTGCAGCTCTCCCTATCTTATCTGCTACTCTTGTTACATTCTCATCTCCTCTCCTCTTCAAGGGGAGCCTTTCTCACTCTCTACCCTTCATGGTTCCCTTCACACTGCTCCCCATGAGCCTGCACGAGCCAGATTTAGCCCCTTAGCCCACATGCTCCAGGGGTTCGCTTGATTTAGGGGAGGACTTTAAATCCAG
Coding sequences within:
- the KLHDC3 gene encoding kelch domain-containing protein 3, with translation MLRWAVHLEGGPRRVNHAAVAVGHKVYSFGGYCSGEDYETLRQIDVHVFNAVSLRWIKLPPVWTNSQDHVREVPYMRYGHSAVLIDDTVYIWGGRNDTEGACNVLYAFDVNTHKWFTPRVSGMVPGARDGHSACVLAKSMFIFGGYEQLADCFSNDIHKLDTTNMMWTLISAKGTPARWRDFHSATIIGTKMYVFGGRADRFGPLHSNNEIYCNRIKVFDTETNSWLDSPPTPVLPEGRRSHSAFSYNGELYVFGGYNARLNRHFHDLWKFNPVSLSWRKIEPKGKGPCPRRRQCCCRVGDKIILFGGTSPSPEEGMGDEFDLMDHSDLYILDFSPSLKTLCKLAVIQYSLDQSCLPHDIRWELSAMTTNSTISRPIVSSQG